The Impatiens glandulifera chromosome 3, dImpGla2.1, whole genome shotgun sequence genome contains a region encoding:
- the LOC124929334 gene encoding protein RADIALIS-like 2, with product MASSSMASHNSGSWTVKQNKDFEKALAVHDKDTPDRWNNVARAVGGKTPDEVKRHYQVLMEDVRYIEQGHVPFPNYRTIDEKRMKSPMYQ from the exons ATGGCATCTAGTTCAATGGCTTCCCATAACTCCGGGTCATGGACTGTTAAGCAAAACAAAGACTTCGAGAAAGCTTTAGCTGTTCACGACAAAGACACCCCCGATCGTTGGAACAATGTTGCTAGAGCCGTGGGTGGTAAAACACCTGACGAAGTGAAAAGACACTATCAAGTCCTTATGGAGGACGTTAGGTATATCGAGCAGGGACATGTCCCATTCCCAAACTACAGAACCATCGACGAGAAGAG GATGAAAAGTCCAATGTACCAGTGA
- the LOC124932634 gene encoding glycine-rich RNA-binding protein 10-like isoform X1, producing the protein MGEAEYRCFVGGLAWTTDDHNLEKAFSQYGEVVESKIINDRETGRSRGFGFVTFKDEQSLRDAIEGMNGQSLDGRNITVNEAQSRGSGGGGGFRSGGGRREGGGGYNREGGGYSRGGGGYGGGGGGYGGGGGYGGGGRGRGGGGGYGGNGGGGGGYGGNGGGGGGYGGNGGGGYGGNGGGGYGGNGGGGSRYSRGGGGGGGASDSDWRN; encoded by the exons ATGGGTGAGGCCGAATATAGATGTTTCGTAGGTGGGCTAGCATGGACCACCGATGATCACAACCTGGAGAAGGCATTTTCTCAGTACGGTGAAGTCGTCGAATCGAAG ATCATTAACGATCGCGAGACCGGCAGATCTAGAGGTTTCGGCTTCGTTACGTTCAAAGATGAGCAATCGTTGAGGGATGCGATCGAAGGAATGAACGGTCAATCTCTCGATGGCCGTAACATCACTGTCAACGAGGCTCAGTCTCGAGGAAGCGGTGGCGGTGGTGGTTTCCGAAGCGGCGGTGGTCGTCGTGAAGGAGGTGGTGGTTACAATCGTGAAGGAGGAGGTTACAGCCGTGGAGGCGGCGGTTATGGTGGAGGTGGTGGAGGTTACGGTGGAGGTGGTGGTTACGGTGGAGGCGGTCGTGGACGCGGTGGCGGTGGTGGTTATGGAGGAAATGGTGGCGGCGGTGGTGGTTATGGTGGAAATGGTGGCGGTGGTGGTGGTTATGGTGGAAATGGTGGCGGTGGTTATGGTGGAAATGGCGGTGGTGGGTATGGTGGAAATGGTGGCGGTGGTTCTCGTTACTCAAGGGGTGGCGGCGGCGGTGGTGGTGCTTCTGATTCCGATTGGAGGAACTAG
- the LOC124932634 gene encoding glycine-rich RNA-binding protein GRP2A-like isoform X2, producing MLLLLLLDLMNIAIINDRETGRSRGFGFVTFKDEQSLRDAIEGMNGQSLDGRNITVNEAQSRGSGGGGGFRSGGGRREGGGGYNREGGGYSRGGGGYGGGGGGYGGGGGYGGGGRGRGGGGGYGGNGGGGGGYGGNGGGGGGYGGNGGGGYGGNGGGGYGGNGGGGSRYSRGGGGGGGASDSDWRN from the exons ATGTTACTTTTACTACTACTTGATCTCATGAATATTGCG ATCATTAACGATCGCGAGACCGGCAGATCTAGAGGTTTCGGCTTCGTTACGTTCAAAGATGAGCAATCGTTGAGGGATGCGATCGAAGGAATGAACGGTCAATCTCTCGATGGCCGTAACATCACTGTCAACGAGGCTCAGTCTCGAGGAAGCGGTGGCGGTGGTGGTTTCCGAAGCGGCGGTGGTCGTCGTGAAGGAGGTGGTGGTTACAATCGTGAAGGAGGAGGTTACAGCCGTGGAGGCGGCGGTTATGGTGGAGGTGGTGGAGGTTACGGTGGAGGTGGTGGTTACGGTGGAGGCGGTCGTGGACGCGGTGGCGGTGGTGGTTATGGAGGAAATGGTGGCGGCGGTGGTGGTTATGGTGGAAATGGTGGCGGTGGTGGTGGTTATGGTGGAAATGGTGGCGGTGGTTATGGTGGAAATGGCGGTGGTGGGTATGGTGGAAATGGTGGCGGTGGTTCTCGTTACTCAAGGGGTGGCGGCGGCGGTGGTGGTGCTTCTGATTCCGATTGGAGGAACTAG